A window of the Henckelia pumila isolate YLH828 chromosome 3, ASM3356847v2, whole genome shotgun sequence genome harbors these coding sequences:
- the LOC140890856 gene encoding lysine-specific demethylase JMJ27-like — translation MTQIIVVFRYDGKWKNNEHGEPEWCSGLNGGFGAINFGDGEATISRLTDEVYQKCGLERSEIELKFSYSTLICDRIVGPIYLSVEKCLLTYLLLGDTHYRPLLYVETEKKVQIICDNDIDNGLYSHVYNDSGGGKEKELCLMEEKMAEVEENMETLQKELEDGREKNGEKEEAELERDGMKIDNLGDKGEEGKKRGRRGKEEENGDLSGKVKWKANVASYMKDGVFSLRQPRRRSCLPVKEKIEKVLMLMGWKWRILRGRKHKKRKRVRVGKKDVKSGQGDREMVEVDKTKEKPKRGQKRKKKNWEIDDETVVEEQIEKEGSQTRGFRGRKPMKNGEEQRGGDKNVGGEKGHAQKHKAKIDENGNKVESNMCHQCQRNNKGKVVRCIRCRTKRYCIPCITRWYPQMSEENFAEACPVCRNNCNCKSCLRLDGQLRRLNYMELEFSGAEKMQYSKYILRMLLPFLKQLHAEQECEKEMEAKIQGLQASEIELGKSRSELNEKIYCDNCKTSIVDFHRSCPRCSYNLCLTCCRELRDGFQQGGDKEVVMPYHTLQKVGCMHGNISMNEKTSCCKTNTRDAVDLNGATSASNKTCGKVVDTVTRDLSVLKHIRKSTETSAIPCPPQEIGGCSEGILELKGMFPCNWVSKLLLEVEEIAQTQDLENVPQIFEQECSCLNSVGENSNRNTSRKAASRKNSQDNFLYNPTAKDLQRTDLMHFQRHWSTGQPVIVNDVLETTFGLSWEPMVMWRAFRQITHAKHEKLLDVSAINCWDWYEFDINMHRFFKGYSEGRIDSSGWPEILKLKDWPPSNLFEERLPRHGVEFLSCLPFKEYTHPRSGYLNLAVKLPSRCLKPDMGPKTCIAYGFAPELGRGDSVTKLHCDMFDTVNVLTHSQSVFFAPIKLQRIKELQKKFAAQDERELYGDSRRLNTIYENQQPSDIGSSRLNEKASSQVLENSHLRIRDNEIEISNLAKGNTKLEKPDEKVRDEKGSYAGDPICLNVAKNDADASDRQDNVTEACSANEAVVKSRNAEEMMKNNSSECIENCHKEECKRNDGDGTSHSGDVFECLADDEGGVLWDIFRRQDVPKLEEYVKRHYKEFRHLYCKPLQQVVHPIHDQTVYLTNEHKSRLKEEYGIEPWTFVQKSGDAVLIPAGCPYQVRNLKSCINVSLGFVSPENIQECVRLTEELRILPQKHSAKEDNLEVKKMALHAVRQAVRHLNGSLHVP, via the coding sequence atgACCCAGATCATTGTGGTGTTTCGGTACGACGGGAAATGGAAGAACAACGAGCATGGAGAACCGGAATGGTGCTCGGGATTGAATGGTGGCTTTGGAGCCATAAATTTTGGTGATGGTGAAGCAACTATTTCGAGGTTGACAGATGAAGTTTATCAAAAATGTGGTTTGGAGCGAAGTGAGATTGAATTAAAATTCAGTTATTCAACCCTTATTTGTGATCGTATTGTTGGCCCGATATATTTAAGCGTAGAAAAATGTTTGTTGACGTATCTATTACTTGGTGATACACATTATAGGCCTTTGCTTTATGTTGAAACAGAGAAGAAAGTTCAAATTATATGTGACAATGATATTGATAATGGACTTTATTCGCATGTTTATAATGATAGTGGTGGCGGAAAGGAGAAAGAACTGTGTTTAATGGAGGAGAAAATGGCTGAAGTGGAAGAAAATATGGAGACTTTGCAAAAGGAGTTGGAAGATGGGAGGGAAAAAAATGGTGAAAAGGAGGAAGCAGAACTTGAGAGAGATGGAATGAAGATTGATAACCTAGGGGACAAGGGAGAAGAGGGAAAGAAAAGGGGTAGGAGGGGGAAAGAAGAGGAAAATGGAGATTTGAGTGGAAAAGTGAAGTGGAAAGCAAATGTGGCTAGTTATATGAAGGATGGTGTTTTTAGCTTGAGACAACCAAGGAGGAGGTCTTGCCTCCCGGTAAAGGAGAAAATCGAGAAAGTTTTGATGCTGATGGGATGGAAGTGGAGAATACTGAGGGGAAGGAAGCATAAGAAAAGGAAGAGGGTTCGTGTGGGAAAGAAGGATGTGAAAAGTGGGCAGGGTGATAGGGAGATGGTGGAAGTGGATAAAACTAAGGAGAAGCCAAAAAGGGGGCagaagagaaagaagaaaaatTGGGAGATTGATGATGAGACTGTGGTAGAAGAACAAATTGAGAAAGAGGGTAGCCAGACTAGAGGTTTTCGGGGAAGAAAGCCAATGAAAAATGGAGAAGAGCAGAGAGGAGGAGACAAAAATGTTGGAGGGGAAAAAGGTCATGCACAAAAACACAAGGCTAAGATTGATGAAAATGGGAATAAAGTAGAGTCTAACATGTGCCACCAGTGCCAAAGGAATAATAAAGGGAAGGTTGTGCGATGTATAAGATGTAGGACAAAGAGATATTGCATCCCTTGCATTACTCGATGGTATCCTCAGATGTCGGAAGAGAATTTTGCCGAAGCTTGCCCTGTTTGTCGTAACAACTGCAATTGCAAGAGTTGCTTGCGATTGGATGGGCAACTTAGGAGATTGAACTATATGGAATTGGAATTCAGTGGTGCAGAGAAGATGCAGTACTCTAAATACATTTTGCGAATGCTTCTGCCCTTCTTGAAACAACTACATGCAGAACAAGAGTGTGAGAAGGAAATGGAGGCCAAGATACAAGGTTTACAAGCCTCAGAAATTGAACTTGGGAAATCGCGCAGTGAGTTGAATGAGAAAATTTACTGTGACAACTGTAAGACATCTATTGTTGATTTTCATCGAAGCTGCCCACGGTGCTCGTACAATCTGTGCCTCACttgttgcagggagcttcgggaTGGATTTCAACAAGGAGGTGATAAGGAAGTGGTCATGCCTTATCATACTCTTCAGAAAGTTGGATGCATGCATGGTAATATTTCCATGAATGAGAAGACATCTTGTTGCAAAACTAATACCAGGGATGCCGTTGATTTAAATGGTGCTACCTCAGCAAGCAATAAGACTTGTGGTAAAGTGGTTGATACTGTCACCAGGGATCTAAGCGTGCTCAAACATATACGGAAATCTACGGAAACAAGTGCCATCCCATGCCCACCCCAGGAGATTGGCGGCTGCAGTGAAGGGATTCTTGAATTGAAAGGCATGTTCCCATGTAATTGGGTCTCCAAATTGTTGCTGGAAGTGGAAGAAATAGCCCAGACCCAAGATCTTGAGAATGTGCCGCAAATTTTTGAGCAGGAGTGTTCTTGTTTAAACAGTGTTGGTGAAAATTCTAACAGGAACACATCCCGCAAAGCTGCATCTCGGAAAAATTCACAGGATAATTTTTTATACAATCCAACCGCCAAAGACCTTCAGCGTACTGATTTGATGCATTTTCAACGGCATTGGTCTACAGGTCAACCGGTAATTGTTAATGATGTGCTTGAAACAACGTTTGGTCTGAGCTGGGAGCCCATGGTAATGTGGCGTGCTTTCCGTCAGATAACACATGCCAAGCATGAAAAACTACTTGATGTGTCTGCTATAAATTGCTGGGACTGGTATGAGTTCGACATAAATATGCACAGGTTTTTCAAAGGGTATTCAGAAGGACGAATTGATTCTAGTGGTTGGCCCGAGATTCTTAAGTTGAAAGACTGGCCTCCATCAAACTTGTTTGAAGAGCGGCTACCTCGCCATGGTGTCGAGTTTCTCAGCTGCTTGCCTTTCAAGGAATACACGCATCCTCGCAGTGGGTACTTAAACCTTGCTGTTAAACTTCCTTCCAGATGTCTGAAGCCAGATATGGGGCCAAAGACATGTATTGCTTACGGATTTGCTCCAGAGTTGGGACGGGGGGATTCTGTCACCAAACTGCATTGTGATATGTTTGACACTGTGAATGTACTGACCCATTCTCAGTCAGTCTTCTTTGCACCTATCAAGCTTCAGAGAATAAAAGAATTGCAGAAGAAGTTTGCTGCCCAGGATGAAAGAGAACTGTATGGAGATAGTCGGAGATTAAACACAATATACGAAAATCAGCAACCCAGTGATATTGGATCATCCAGGTTGAACGAAAAGGCTTCTTCCCAGGTCTTGGAGAATTCTCATTTGAGGATTAGAGATAACGAAATAGAAATTTCTAATCTTGCAAAGGGAAACACAAAATTGGAAAAACCAGATGAGAAGGTCCGTGATGAAAAAGGCAGTTATGCAGGGGACCCAATATGCCTTAATGTAGCCAAGAATGATGCTGATGCCTCAGATAGGCAAGATAATGTCACTGAGGCTTGCTCTGCCAATGAAGCTGTTGTAAAATCTCGTAATGCAGAGGAAATGATGAAAAATAACAGTTCTGAATGTATTGAAAATTGTCATAAAGAAGAATGTAAAAGAAATGATGGTGATGGTACTTCTCATTCAGGAGATGTGTTTGAGTGTCTTGCAGACGACGAGGGTGGTGTTCTCTGGGATATTTTTAGGAGGCAAGATGTACCGAAACTGGAGGAATATGTGAAGAGGCACTACAAGGAGTTCAGACACTTGTATTGCAAGCCATTGCAACAGGTTGTCCATCCTATTCATGATCAAACCGTTTACTTGACTAATGAGCACAAAAGTAGACTCAAGGAGGAATATGGAATCGAACCATGGACATTTGTTCAGAAATCAGGTGATGCAGTTCTCATACCTGCTGGCTGTCCATATCAAGTCAGGAATCTAAAGTCATGCATAAATGTTTCCCTTGGCTTTGTCTCACCAGAAAACATCCAAGAGTGTGTAAGATTGACCGAGGAACTCCGCATTCTTCCCCAAAAACACTCGGCCAAGGAAGACAATCTGGAGGTGAAGAAAATGGCTCTTCATGCAGTTAGACAAGCTGTACGGCATTTGAATGGGAGTTTGCATGTGCCGTAG